One Nocardia sp. BMG111209 DNA segment encodes these proteins:
- a CDS encoding Xaa-Pro peptidase family protein, giving the protein MSAHTESRFSADVYGRRLERAAALTRAAHLDALLITPGPDLRYLIGSRAQSFERLTCLVIPASGETASVVIPKLELAGLGGSAAGELGLQVLDWTDGVDPYRVVKSVVNAGARVAVAESMPALHLLPIADSLTALPVSATPVLRQLRMTKDAAEIDALRRAGAAIDRVHARMGEWLRAGRTEADIAADIAAAIVEEGHTGAEFVIVGSGPNGADPHHEVSQRVVEAGDIVVIDIGGPVEPGYFSDSTRTYALGEPDAEIAERVAVLAAAQAAAVAAVRPGITAEAVDAAARNPLAEAGFGDVFIHRTGHGIGLSVHEEPYIVAGNDLVLEPGMAFSVEPGIYFGGEWGARIEDIVIVTEDGGEAVNHRPHGLTVL; this is encoded by the coding sequence CGCCGGGGCCGGATCTGCGGTATCTGATCGGCTCGCGCGCGCAGTCGTTCGAGCGGCTGACCTGTCTGGTGATCCCCGCGAGCGGGGAGACGGCCTCGGTGGTGATCCCGAAGCTGGAGCTGGCCGGGTTGGGGGGTTCGGCGGCCGGTGAGCTCGGCTTGCAGGTGCTGGACTGGACCGACGGGGTGGATCCGTATCGGGTGGTGAAGTCGGTGGTCAACGCGGGTGCGCGGGTGGCTGTCGCGGAGTCGATGCCCGCGTTGCATCTACTGCCGATCGCGGATTCGCTGACCGCACTGCCGGTTTCGGCCACTCCGGTGCTGCGGCAGTTGCGGATGACCAAGGATGCCGCCGAGATCGACGCGTTGCGGCGGGCCGGCGCCGCCATCGATCGGGTGCATGCGCGGATGGGTGAGTGGTTGCGGGCCGGGCGTACCGAGGCGGATATCGCGGCGGATATCGCGGCGGCGATCGTCGAGGAGGGGCATACCGGGGCGGAATTCGTGATCGTCGGTAGTGGGCCCAACGGGGCCGATCCGCACCACGAGGTGTCGCAGCGGGTCGTCGAGGCCGGGGACATCGTGGTGATCGATATCGGTGGGCCGGTCGAGCCCGGCTACTTCTCCGATTCCACTCGCACCTACGCGCTGGGTGAGCCGGATGCGGAGATCGCCGAGCGGGTGGCGGTGCTGGCGGCGGCCCAGGCGGCCGCCGTGGCGGCGGTGCGGCCGGGTATCACGGCCGAGGCGGTGGACGCCGCGGCTCGGAACCCGTTGGCGGAGGCCGGTTTCGGGGATGTGTTCATCCACCGGACCGGGCACGGGATCGGGCTGTCCGTGCACGAGGAGCCCTATATCGTCGCCGGTAACGATCTGGTGCTGGAGCCGGGGATGGCGTTCAGCGTGGAGCCGGGCATCTATTTCGGCGGTGAGTGGGGTGCCCGCATCGAGGACATCGTGATCGTCACCGAGGACGGTGGCGAGGCGGTCAACCACCGGCCGCACGGGCTCACCGTGCTCTGA
- a CDS encoding PPOX class F420-dependent oxidoreductase, producing MTSTGTRIELSPAALEFVTERHLATLTTLRADGTPHVVAVGFTWDQEAGIARVITSGDSVKARNVRRGAYAAVSQVDGARWLTLEGPAEVLTEPGDVADAVQRYAGRYRTPRENPARVVLAIRATRALTGSQLR from the coding sequence ATGACCAGCACGGGCACCCGCATCGAACTGTCCCCCGCCGCCCTGGAGTTCGTGACCGAACGGCACCTCGCGACCCTGACGACCCTGCGCGCCGACGGCACGCCCCACGTGGTCGCCGTCGGCTTCACCTGGGACCAGGAAGCCGGAATCGCCCGCGTGATCACCTCCGGCGACTCGGTGAAGGCCCGCAACGTGCGCCGCGGGGCCTACGCGGCGGTCAGCCAGGTCGACGGCGCGCGCTGGCTGACCCTCGAGGGCCCGGCCGAGGTACTCACCGAACCCGGCGACGTCGCCGACGCCGTCCAGCGCTACGCCGGCCGCTACCGCACCCCCCGGGAGAACCCGGCACGCGTGGTCCTCGCCATCCGCGCCACCCGCGCCCTCACCGGCAGCCAATTACGCTGA
- a CDS encoding SDR family NAD(P)-dependent oxidoreductase, with amino-acid sequence MAVRARELDEGAILLLGGRSEMGLDVVRRIAAGRTVILAARRSADLDAEQAVVEQAGAAAVHRVEFDADDLANHQPLLEKLAAEHGRLGAVVLAFGVLGDQARAERDPAAAVAVVHTDYVAQISVLTVAAELLRAQGSGHLVVFGSVAGVRVRRANYVYGSAKAGLDGFACGLGDALHGSGVHLLLVRPGFVIGRMTEGMAPAPFSSTPEQVAAAVVTALHRRADRVWVPGILRAVFTVARFLPQPVWRRMPR; translated from the coding sequence ATGGCTGTGCGTGCGCGGGAACTGGACGAGGGTGCGATTCTGCTGCTGGGCGGCCGCAGCGAGATGGGTCTCGACGTCGTCCGCCGGATCGCGGCGGGCCGGACCGTGATCCTCGCGGCGCGGCGCAGTGCCGACCTGGACGCCGAGCAGGCGGTCGTCGAGCAGGCCGGCGCCGCGGCGGTGCATCGGGTCGAATTCGATGCCGACGATCTGGCGAACCATCAGCCGTTGCTGGAGAAGCTCGCCGCCGAGCACGGCCGGCTGGGTGCGGTGGTGCTCGCGTTCGGGGTGCTGGGCGATCAGGCTCGCGCCGAACGCGATCCGGCCGCCGCGGTGGCGGTGGTGCACACCGATTACGTCGCGCAGATCAGCGTGCTCACGGTGGCCGCCGAGTTGTTGCGCGCGCAGGGTTCCGGGCATCTGGTGGTGTTCGGCTCGGTGGCGGGTGTGCGGGTGCGGCGGGCCAACTACGTCTACGGGTCGGCCAAGGCCGGGCTCGACGGGTTCGCCTGCGGGCTCGGTGATGCGTTGCACGGCAGCGGTGTTCATCTGCTGCTGGTCCGGCCCGGTTTCGTCATCGGCCGGATGACCGAGGGGATGGCGCCGGCCCCGTTCTCCAGCACTCCGGAGCAGGTGGCCGCCGCGGTCGTGACGGCGCTGCACCGCCGCGCGGATCGGGTCTGGGTGCCGGGCATCCTGCGCGCGGTCTTCACGGTGGCCCGCTTCCTCCCGCAGCCGGTGTGGCGCCGGATGCCCCGGTGA
- a CDS encoding bifunctional cobalt-precorrin-7 (C(5))-methyltransferase/cobalt-precorrin-6B (C(15))-methyltransferase, giving the protein MRQPITVVGIGADGWDGLGGAARTAVETAEVVFGSARQLALLPAAVRGPRRVPWPSPLVPALPDVLAAHADTRMCVLASGDPMFYGIGVTLAKLVGPQALRVLPQPSSASLACARLGWALAETPVVSIVGRHLETVLPELADGRRVLVLVPDADGPAEVSELLARNGFGDSTVSVLEQLGGPAERMVAGVAVSWSRPPGDPLAVVAIECRADPDAPRSTRLPGLPDERYGGDGQMTKSEVRALSIAALAPAPGELLWDVGGGSGTIAIEWCRTHPACRAITFERSEARRRQIAANAAALGVPGVEVRGEVLTVLRATEPPAPDAIFLGGGLTQPELFETCWQRLRPGGRLVANAVTAESEALLLSWAAARGGRLGKVQVYRAEPLGGFTAWRPQLPVTQWSVVKNARFDEKSDDSR; this is encoded by the coding sequence GTGCGGCAACCGATCACGGTGGTCGGGATCGGCGCCGACGGGTGGGACGGCCTGGGTGGCGCCGCCCGGACGGCGGTCGAGACGGCCGAGGTGGTGTTCGGGTCGGCGCGGCAGTTGGCGTTGCTGCCCGCGGCGGTGCGCGGTCCGCGGCGGGTGCCGTGGCCCTCGCCGCTGGTGCCGGCGTTGCCGGATGTGCTTGCCGCGCATGCCGATACCCGCATGTGCGTGCTGGCCAGCGGGGATCCGATGTTCTACGGCATCGGGGTGACCCTGGCGAAACTGGTCGGGCCGCAGGCGTTGCGGGTGCTGCCGCAGCCGTCGTCGGCGTCGCTGGCGTGTGCGCGGCTGGGGTGGGCGCTGGCGGAGACGCCGGTGGTGAGCATCGTGGGGCGGCACCTGGAGACGGTGCTGCCGGAACTGGCCGACGGCCGCCGGGTGCTGGTGCTGGTACCGGATGCGGACGGGCCCGCGGAGGTGTCGGAACTGCTGGCGCGCAACGGGTTCGGCGATTCCACTGTGTCCGTCCTGGAACAGCTGGGCGGGCCGGCGGAGCGGATGGTGGCCGGGGTCGCGGTGAGTTGGTCGCGGCCGCCGGGGGATCCGCTGGCCGTGGTCGCGATCGAATGCCGCGCCGATCCGGACGCGCCGCGATCGACCCGGCTGCCCGGTCTGCCGGACGAACGGTACGGCGGCGACGGCCAGATGACCAAGTCCGAGGTGCGCGCGCTGTCGATCGCGGCGCTCGCGCCCGCGCCCGGAGAGCTGCTGTGGGATGTGGGCGGCGGCTCCGGCACCATCGCGATCGAATGGTGCCGCACCCATCCGGCCTGCCGGGCGATCACCTTCGAGCGCAGCGAGGCGCGCCGCCGGCAGATCGCCGCCAATGCCGCCGCACTCGGTGTGCCCGGGGTGGAGGTGCGCGGCGAGGTGCTCACGGTGCTGCGGGCCACCGAACCGCCCGCGCCGGACGCGATCTTCCTCGGCGGCGGCCTCACTCAGCCGGAGCTGTTCGAGACCTGCTGGCAGCGGCTGCGTCCGGGCGGCCGGCTGGTCGCCAACGCGGTCACCGCGGAATCCGAAGCGTTGCTGCTGTCCTGGGCCGCGGCCCGCGGCGGCCGGCTGGGCAAGGTGCAGGTGTACCGCGCGGAACCGCTCGGCGGATTCACCGCGTGGCGCCCGCAGCTGCCGGTCACGCAGTGGTCGGTGGTGAAAAATGCACGGTTCGATGAGAAGTCCGACGATTCGAGATGA
- a CDS encoding cobalt-precorrin-6A reductase: MRVLILGGTREARELADIVTGERGFEIVSSLAGRVRAPVLPVGEVRVGGFGGVGGLRDWLADNAVDAIVDATHPFAGTMSAHAATAAAAAGLPLIHLRRPGWSAQSADRWMRVPDNTAAAGVAAELGDRIFLTIGRQGVGAFAHLTEPWFLIRAIDPPTAALPPRHEILLARGPFTVDDECGLLARHRIEVLVTKDSGGELTAAKLTAARERGVPVVMIDRPPLPSGALTADSVAAARDWLIERRDA; encoded by the coding sequence CTGAGGGTTCTGATACTCGGCGGCACCCGGGAGGCCCGGGAGCTGGCCGATATCGTCACCGGCGAGCGAGGATTCGAGATCGTCTCCTCGCTCGCCGGTCGCGTCCGCGCGCCCGTGCTGCCGGTCGGCGAGGTCCGCGTCGGCGGTTTCGGCGGGGTCGGCGGACTGCGGGATTGGCTGGCGGACAACGCTGTCGACGCGATCGTCGATGCCACTCATCCGTTCGCGGGCACGATGTCCGCACATGCCGCCACTGCGGCCGCGGCGGCGGGGCTGCCGCTGATCCACCTGCGGCGGCCCGGCTGGTCGGCACAGTCGGCGGACCGCTGGATGCGGGTGCCGGACAACACCGCCGCCGCCGGCGTCGCGGCGGAGCTCGGCGACCGTATCTTCCTCACCATCGGCAGGCAGGGTGTCGGCGCGTTCGCGCACCTGACCGAGCCCTGGTTCCTGATCCGCGCGATCGATCCGCCGACGGCGGCACTGCCGCCGCGGCACGAGATCCTGCTCGCGCGTGGACCTTTCACCGTCGACGACGAATGCGGACTGCTGGCCCGGCACCGGATCGAGGTGCTGGTGACCAAGGACAGCGGCGGCGAGCTCACCGCCGCCAAACTGACCGCCGCCCGCGAGCGCGGCGTCCCGGTGGTGATGATCGACCGGCCGCCGCTGCCGTCCGGCGCGCTGACCGCCGATTCCGTTGCCGCGGCACGGGATTGGCTGATCGAGCGGCGGGACGCGTAG
- a CDS encoding PadR family transcriptional regulator, whose amino-acid sequence MVADDAAQRGLNSTAASLLGFLHEGPMSGWDLVNLAQNRIGDFWTITQSQVYRELATMDRSGLVTKGETGARERTPYHITDTGREAFAQWIARDPGAETIRVPLLLTLSFGRFVDPERLRRIVAANRVVHEQRLSGYLTELSQLSGMSVQMSRFDRATVEFGIRYERAVLDWFDRLPALLAGESGDMN is encoded by the coding sequence GTGGTGGCCGACGATGCGGCACAACGCGGGCTCAACTCGACGGCGGCGTCGCTGCTGGGCTTCCTGCACGAGGGACCGATGTCCGGCTGGGATCTGGTGAACCTGGCGCAGAACCGCATCGGTGATTTCTGGACGATCACGCAGAGCCAGGTGTACCGCGAACTGGCGACGATGGACCGATCCGGCCTGGTGACCAAGGGTGAGACCGGGGCCCGGGAACGCACCCCGTATCACATCACCGACACCGGCCGGGAGGCGTTCGCGCAGTGGATCGCGCGCGATCCGGGGGCCGAAACCATCCGGGTGCCACTGCTGTTGACGCTGTCGTTCGGCCGATTCGTCGATCCGGAACGGCTGCGGCGCATCGTCGCGGCCAACCGGGTCGTGCACGAGCAGCGGCTCAGCGGCTATCTGACCGAACTGTCACAGCTGTCCGGCATGTCCGTGCAGATGTCCCGATTCGACCGCGCCACAGTCGAATTCGGCATCCGATACGAACGCGCGGTCCTCGACTGGTTCGACCGGTTACCGGCGCTGCTCGCCGGGGAGTCCGGCGACATGAACTGA
- a CDS encoding precorrin-2 C(20)-methyltransferase, whose translation MTAQHGKLWGIGLGPGDPELVTVKAARIIGAADVIAFHSARHGRSISRGIAAPYMRPGQLEEHLIYPVTTETTDHPGGYQGAMDEFYAQAAERLATHLAAGRSVALLAAGDPLFYSSYMHMHRRLADRFEAEIIPGVTSVSAASAALGTPLVEGEQVLTVLPGTLPPDELARRLAETDAAAVMKLGRTYPGVRQALSQSGRLADAYYVERASTGRQRVLRAADVADSDVPYFAITLVPGPQPTTPLPLTRPGAARTGSSAVRGPAAAEQPDSAVIATGTDFRGTIDADATADGMPRHFPATGGVVVVGLGPGDTAWTTPEVAEVLAEATDLVGYTTYVNRVPVRDGQQRHASDNRVESERAAMALDLARQGARVAVVSAGDPGVFAMAAAVVEESADPQWRAVPVRVLPGVTAAAAVAARVGAPLGHDFAMISLSDRLKPWQTVAQRISAVAAADMALAVYNPASSQRTWQVAALRDLMLEHRKPDTPVVLGRDVGGPAESVRVVALADLDPAEVDMRTLLIIGASTTTAFGTPGGTRVYTSRRYHGA comes from the coding sequence ATGACCGCACAGCACGGCAAACTCTGGGGAATCGGCCTCGGTCCCGGCGATCCGGAGCTGGTGACGGTGAAGGCGGCGCGGATCATCGGCGCGGCCGACGTCATCGCCTTCCACAGCGCCCGGCACGGCCGCAGCATCTCGCGCGGCATCGCGGCGCCGTACATGCGGCCGGGGCAGCTCGAGGAACACCTGATCTATCCGGTGACCACCGAGACCACCGACCATCCCGGCGGCTACCAGGGCGCGATGGACGAGTTCTACGCGCAGGCCGCCGAGCGGCTGGCCACGCATCTGGCCGCCGGGCGGTCGGTGGCGCTGCTGGCCGCCGGCGATCCGCTGTTCTACAGCTCCTACATGCACATGCATCGCCGCCTGGCGGACCGGTTCGAGGCCGAGATCATCCCCGGCGTCACCTCGGTGAGCGCGGCGTCGGCGGCGCTGGGCACCCCGCTGGTGGAGGGCGAGCAGGTGCTGACCGTACTGCCGGGCACCCTGCCTCCCGACGAGCTCGCCCGCCGCCTCGCCGAGACCGACGCGGCCGCCGTGATGAAACTCGGCCGCACCTATCCCGGTGTGCGGCAAGCACTCTCGCAGTCCGGCCGCCTGGCCGACGCCTACTATGTGGAACGGGCGAGCACCGGGCGCCAGCGCGTGCTGCGCGCCGCCGACGTGGCCGACTCCGATGTCCCGTACTTCGCGATCACCCTCGTCCCGGGCCCGCAGCCGACCACCCCGCTGCCCCTCACCCGGCCCGGCGCGGCGCGGACCGGTTCGTCCGCCGTGCGGGGACCGGCCGCCGCCGAGCAGCCCGACTCCGCGGTGATCGCCACCGGGACGGATTTCCGGGGCACGATCGACGCGGACGCGACGGCCGACGGTATGCCACGACACTTCCCGGCGACAGGTGGCGTCGTGGTCGTCGGGCTGGGTCCCGGCGACACCGCTTGGACCACACCGGAAGTCGCGGAGGTGCTGGCCGAGGCGACCGATCTGGTCGGCTACACCACCTATGTGAACCGGGTGCCGGTCCGGGACGGGCAGCAGCGGCACGCCAGCGACAATCGGGTCGAATCCGAGCGTGCCGCAATGGCATTGGATCTGGCCCGGCAAGGTGCGCGGGTGGCGGTGGTATCCGCCGGCGACCCCGGGGTGTTCGCGATGGCGGCCGCGGTGGTCGAGGAGTCCGCGGATCCGCAGTGGCGCGCGGTCCCGGTGCGCGTGCTGCCGGGTGTCACCGCCGCCGCCGCGGTCGCCGCTCGCGTCGGCGCGCCGCTCGGGCACGATTTCGCGATGATCTCGCTGTCGGATCGGCTGAAGCCGTGGCAGACCGTCGCACAACGCATCTCGGCCGTCGCCGCCGCCGATATGGCGCTGGCCGTGTACAACCCCGCCTCCTCCCAGCGCACCTGGCAGGTCGCCGCGCTGCGCGACCTGATGCTGGAGCACCGCAAGCCGGACACGCCGGTGGTGCTCGGCCGCGATGTGGGCGGCCCGGCCGAATCGGTGCGCGTGGTCGCCCTCGCCGACCTGGACCCGGCCGAGGTCGACATGCGCACCCTGCTCATCATCGGCGCGTCGACCACCACCGCCTTCGGCACTCCCGGCGGCACCCGGGTCTACACTTCCCGGCGCTACCACGGCGCGTAG
- a CDS encoding precorrin-8X methylmutase, with the protein MSDPTRTRASYLTDGAEIYRRSFATIRAEADLARFPADVAQVVVRMIHACGQVDLTADVDHSPDVVAKARAALRSGAPILCDATMVASGVTRKRLPAGNEVLCLLADPRVPELARSMGNTRSAAALELWRDRLDGAVVAVGNAPTALFHLLDMLDAGAPRPAAVLGIPVGFIGAAESKQALAGYGGVEFLTVHGRRGGSAITAAALNAIASEQE; encoded by the coding sequence ATGTCGGACCCCACCCGGACACGCGCCAGCTATCTCACCGACGGCGCCGAGATCTATCGGCGATCGTTCGCGACCATCCGCGCCGAGGCCGACCTGGCCCGCTTCCCGGCCGACGTCGCGCAGGTGGTGGTGCGGATGATCCACGCCTGCGGCCAGGTGGATCTGACCGCCGACGTGGACCACAGCCCGGATGTGGTGGCGAAGGCCCGCGCCGCGCTGCGCTCCGGCGCGCCGATCCTGTGCGATGCCACCATGGTGGCCTCCGGCGTGACCCGCAAGCGCCTGCCCGCCGGCAACGAGGTGCTGTGCCTGCTGGCCGACCCGCGGGTGCCCGAACTCGCCCGGTCCATGGGCAACACCAGATCCGCTGCCGCGCTGGAACTGTGGCGCGATCGGCTCGACGGCGCGGTGGTGGCGGTGGGCAACGCGCCGACCGCCCTGTTCCATCTGCTGGACATGCTCGACGCCGGGGCGCCGCGACCGGCGGCGGTGCTCGGTATCCCGGTGGGTTTCATCGGCGCGGCCGAATCCAAGCAGGCCCTGGCCGGCTACGGCGGCGTGGAATTCCTGACGGTGCACGGCCGCCGCGGCGGCAGCGCCATCACCGCCGCGGCCCTCAACGCGATCGCGAGCGAACAGGAATGA
- a CDS encoding Lrp/AsnC family transcriptional regulator → MDEPDRRILAHLLRQARASFQEIGAGVGLSAPAVKRRVDKMVAAGQITGFTALVNPAALGWRTEAYVEVYYRDNISPAELRRGLEPIPQVVGVWTIAGEADALVHVMATDMAEIESTVERIRENTRVGRTRSSIVMSRLLERPRT, encoded by the coding sequence ATGGACGAACCGGACCGGCGGATCCTCGCCCATCTGCTGCGACAGGCGCGCGCCTCCTTCCAGGAGATCGGCGCCGGGGTCGGGCTCTCGGCGCCGGCGGTGAAGCGGCGGGTCGACAAGATGGTCGCGGCCGGTCAGATCACCGGATTCACCGCCCTGGTCAATCCGGCGGCACTGGGCTGGCGGACCGAGGCGTACGTCGAGGTCTACTACCGCGACAACATCTCCCCCGCCGAACTGCGCCGCGGCCTGGAACCGATTCCGCAGGTGGTGGGCGTGTGGACGATCGCCGGCGAGGCCGACGCGCTGGTCCACGTGATGGCCACCGACATGGCCGAGATCGAGTCGACCGTCGAGCGGATCCGGGAGAACACGCGCGTCGGCCGCACCCGCAGCAGCATCGTGATGTCGCGGCTGCTGGAGCGGCCGCGCACCTGA
- the ddaH gene encoding dimethylargininase, translated as MTLTTTTPAPATAPADLGADAEVRRPTPRRFLMCRPDHFDVTYAINPWMDTGAPVDRAKAVAQWETLCATYRRHGHRVDPIDGVPGLPDMVFAANAGLVIGDRALSARFATPERAAEGPAFHDRLAGRGFGRVTAAAEYNEGEGDFAVAGGRILAGAGFRSTRAAHREVERYFGRQVVSLDLVDPRFYHLDTALMVLGDTIAYYPAAFAADSVRLLAGLYPDAVLASADDAEVLGLNGVCDGYHVFLSDRAVRLAGQLRERGYHPVGVDLSELLKSGGSVKCCTLEWHGYPRG; from the coding sequence TTGACGCTCACGACCACGACCCCCGCCCCGGCCACCGCGCCCGCCGATCTCGGCGCCGATGCCGAGGTTCGCCGCCCGACTCCGCGCCGGTTCCTGATGTGCCGCCCCGATCATTTCGACGTCACCTATGCGATCAACCCGTGGATGGACACCGGTGCGCCGGTCGACCGGGCGAAGGCGGTGGCGCAGTGGGAGACGCTGTGCGCGACCTATCGCCGGCACGGGCACCGGGTGGATCCGATCGACGGGGTGCCCGGACTGCCCGATATGGTGTTCGCCGCGAACGCCGGGCTCGTGATCGGCGATCGCGCGCTGTCGGCGCGGTTCGCCACCCCCGAGCGGGCCGCCGAGGGCCCGGCCTTTCACGACCGGCTGGCCGGGCGCGGCTTCGGCCGGGTGACCGCGGCGGCCGAATACAACGAGGGCGAGGGCGATTTCGCGGTGGCCGGGGGCCGCATCCTGGCCGGCGCCGGATTCCGCAGCACCCGGGCGGCGCATCGCGAGGTCGAACGGTACTTCGGGCGGCAGGTGGTGTCGCTGGACCTCGTCGACCCGCGTTTCTATCATCTCGACACCGCGCTCATGGTGCTCGGCGACACGATCGCGTACTACCCGGCGGCCTTCGCCGCGGACAGTGTGCGGCTGCTGGCCGGGTTGTATCCGGACGCCGTGCTGGCCTCCGCCGACGATGCGGAGGTGCTGGGGCTCAACGGGGTCTGCGACGGCTACCACGTATTCCTCAGCGATCGCGCGGTGCGCCTGGCCGGGCAGTTGCGGGAGCGCGGATACCACCCGGTCGGCGTCGATCTGTCGGAACTGCTGAAGTCCGGCGGCAGCGTGAAATGCTGCACGCTGGAGTGGCACGGATATCCGCGCGGCTAA
- a CDS encoding bifunctional 2-polyprenyl-6-hydroxyphenol methylase/3-demethylubiquinol 3-O-methyltransferase UbiG, with the protein MPTPSTPPPIVPHEQRQVAESFGTDAARYDRARPPYPDAMIQRILAASPGPRVLDVGCGTGIAARQFAAAGCAVLGVEPDARMAEFARHTGIEVEVATFETWDAAGRRFDLVAAGTAWHWIDPVAGAAKAAEVLRPGGRLAPFWHVVELPAPVKHTFAEVYRRVVPDHQFDLRTDRSALEIYRAGFDRAAEGIAAAGAFDAAHQWRFDWERTYTRDEWLDQLPTQGSLTRLTPEQQQAVLTEVGAAIDDLGGSLTADYTTMVVTAVRR; encoded by the coding sequence ATGCCCACTCCGAGCACGCCCCCGCCGATCGTCCCCCACGAGCAACGCCAGGTCGCCGAATCCTTCGGCACCGATGCCGCCCGCTACGACCGGGCCCGGCCCCCGTATCCGGACGCCATGATCCAGCGGATCCTCGCCGCGAGCCCCGGCCCGCGGGTGCTCGACGTCGGCTGCGGCACCGGCATCGCGGCCCGGCAGTTCGCCGCCGCCGGCTGCGCGGTGCTGGGTGTCGAACCCGATGCCCGGATGGCCGAATTCGCCCGGCACACCGGAATCGAGGTCGAGGTCGCCACCTTCGAGACCTGGGACGCCGCCGGCCGGCGGTTCGACCTCGTGGCCGCGGGTACGGCCTGGCACTGGATCGACCCGGTCGCCGGCGCGGCCAAGGCCGCCGAGGTATTGCGGCCCGGCGGCCGACTGGCGCCGTTCTGGCACGTGGTCGAACTGCCCGCGCCGGTGAAACACACCTTCGCCGAGGTGTACCGCCGCGTGGTACCGGACCATCAGTTCGACCTCCGGACGGATCGCAGCGCCCTGGAGATCTATCGGGCGGGCTTCGACCGGGCCGCCGAGGGGATCGCGGCGGCCGGCGCCTTCGACGCGGCGCACCAGTGGCGTTTCGACTGGGAACGCACCTACACCCGCGACGAATGGCTCGACCAACTGCCCACCCAGGGCTCCCTGACCCGCCTGACCCCCGAGCAGCAGCAGGCGGTGCTGACCGAGGTCGGCGCCGCCATCGATGACCTCGGCGGCAGCCTCACCGCGGACTACACCACGATGGTGGTCACCGCCGTCCGGCGTTAG
- a CDS encoding TetR/AcrR family transcriptional regulator, translating to MPTGVAIRDVRRQLFDAAERVLLREGPSGLTSRAVTAEAGFAKGVLHRHFEDFDAFLADFVLDRAERMDAQAAVLRDAAGTGTVVGNLTDALTALFESVAVAVVALVTFRDELRGRLRQSWPAGVPILTEGAIMIADYLTAEVELGRVAPTAEVDALAPMLIGTGHLLFADRTGQRPDPAAVRRAVTNVVAGVLR from the coding sequence ATGCCGACCGGAGTGGCGATTCGAGATGTGCGCCGACAGCTGTTCGACGCCGCCGAGCGCGTGTTGCTCCGCGAGGGTCCCAGCGGGCTGACCAGCCGGGCCGTCACGGCGGAGGCGGGCTTCGCGAAGGGTGTGCTGCACCGGCACTTCGAGGATTTCGACGCGTTCCTCGCCGATTTCGTGCTCGACCGGGCCGAGCGGATGGACGCTCAGGCCGCCGTGCTGCGCGACGCCGCGGGCACCGGCACGGTCGTCGGCAATCTGACCGACGCGCTGACCGCCCTGTTCGAATCGGTCGCGGTCGCGGTCGTCGCGCTCGTCACCTTCCGCGACGAACTGCGCGGCCGGTTGCGGCAGAGCTGGCCCGCGGGCGTGCCGATCCTGACCGAGGGCGCGATCATGATCGCCGACTACCTCACGGCCGAGGTCGAACTCGGCCGGGTGGCCCCCACCGCCGAGGTCGACGCCCTGGCTCCCATGCTGATCGGCACCGGTCACCTGTTGTTCGCCGACCGCACCGGACAGCGCCCCGACCCGGCCGCGGTCCGGCGCGCGGTGACGAATGTGGTGGCCGGCGTTCTGCGCTGA